One window of the Cryptomeria japonica chromosome 7, Sugi_1.0, whole genome shotgun sequence genome contains the following:
- the LOC131074849 gene encoding uncharacterized protein LOC131074849 — translation MARNEEKAQSMLNRFLAFKNEEKKKPKERRPYLASECRDLAEADKWRQQIIREIGRKVMEIQNPGLGEHRLRDLNDEINKLIREKGHWEARIIELGGPNYTKAGAKMTDLEGNEVDVPNPSGRGPGYRYFGAAKHLPGVKELFEKPPEAKKRRSRYEIYKRIDASYYGYRDEEDGILVKVERVAEEEMRSRALKEWQRIEAIKIEARKTVKSGEVAAVKPILFEEEEDIPEEDKQGKENQQQKEREFIAHVPLPDEKEIERMVVEKKKQELLSKYTSEYLLEEQVEAKKMLNIQR, via the coding sequence ATGGCTCGTAATGAAGAGAAAGCACAGTCTATGTTGAATAGGTTCCTGGCCtttaaaaatgaagaaaaaaagaaaCCCAAGGAGAGACGTCCATATTTGGCCTCGGAGTGCCGAGACCTGGCAGAAGCAGATAAGTGGCGACAGCAAATAATTAGAGAGATAGGAAGGAAGGTGATGGAAATTCAGAACCCAGGTCTTGGTGAACATCGGCTGCGAGATCTTAATGATGAAATTAACAAGTTGATCAGGGAAAAGGGGCATTGGGAAGCTCGGATTATTGAACTCGGCGGTCCAAATTATACAAAGGCGGGAGCAAAGATGACAGATTTAGAAGGAAATGAAGTTGATGTACCAAACCCCAGCGGTAGGGGTCCAGGTTACAGATATTTTGGGGCTGCCAAACACCTACCTGGTGTGAAGGAGCTGTTTGAAAAGCCTCCAGAGGCCAAGAAGAGGAGATCCAGATATGAAATTTACAAGCGTATTGATGCAAGTTATTATGGCTATAGGGATGAAGAGGATGGGATTTTAGTGAAAGTTGAGCGTGTTGCAGAGGAGGAGATGCGGTCTAGGGCACTGAAAGAATGGCAGAGAATTGAGGCCATTAAGATTGAAGCAAGGAAGACAGTCAAGAGCGGTGAGGTTGCTGCAGTTAAACCTATCCTATTTGAAGAAGAGGAGGATATCCCGGAGGAGGATAAACAAGGTAAAGAAAACCAACAACAGAAAGAACGAGAATTCATTGCACATGTGCCTCTTCCAGATGAAAAAGAAATTGAGCGAATGGTTgtggagaagaagaaacaggagctTCTTAGCAAATATACAAGTGAATATCTTTTGGAAGAACAAGTTGAGGCTAAGAAAATGCTTAATATTCAGCGATAA